From Pyrenophora tritici-repentis strain M4 chromosome 1, whole genome shotgun sequence, the proteins below share one genomic window:
- a CDS encoding SerS, Seryl-tRNA synthetase: MRALQIWVGNSPSFRIQAQCPRLRLCQPTFLARRTYLRPAFAPKPTIDIKHIRQNPGLYEQNCVDRNYAAHSKSSWRILELHEQWLQLQQSSRSLRERNNRIRAHLAKTASRVKDADGKPVALREGMIGEAKAIKAELSAVEAQETQLQEEIESLAQDLPNLSSTHTPVGTEPDVLGYINAHLGSEPSQSKSQKSHVDIGQELGILDFTGSAQTSGWGWYFLIGDGAMLEQALVQYALRVATKKGWKAVAPPSLVYSHIASACGFQPRDQNGEQQVYAIEQAEKDKAKPQLALAGTAEIPLAGMKVNQTFEESELPLKTVGVSRCYRAEAGARGADTKGLYRVHEFTKVEMFAWTSPDHAGEDHFTAQTTQSSEVIFEEMLSIQKEILEALGLHCRILEMPSTDLGASATRKLDIEAFFPSRQDIDQGWGEVTSTSMCTDYQSRRLQTRMRIKGGKLEFPYTLNGTALAVPRVLAALLENHWDEQDRTVTIPEVLRPFMDGQEKIQTQR, from the coding sequence ATGAGGGCTTTGCAGATATGGGTCGGAAATAGTCCGTCGTTTCGGATACAAGCGCAGTGTCCTCGCCTGAGATTATGCCAGCCGACCTTCCTTGCACGTCGTACCTACCTTCGCCCGGCATTCGCACCCAAGCCCACGATCGATATCAAGCACATCCGCCAGAACCCAGGACTATATGAGCAAAACTGTGTAGACCGAAACTATGCAGCACATAGCAAGTCTTCATGGCGTATATTGGAGCTGCATGAGCAATGGCTGCAGCTTCAGCAAAGCAGTCGCAGTCTGCGAGAGCGCAACAACCGCATTCGAGCTCATCTCGCAAAGACGGCCTCGCGTGTCAAGGACGCTGACGGAAAGCCCGTCGCCTTGAGAGAAGGCATGATTGGTGAGGCAAAGGCTATAAAGGCAGAGCTTAGTGCGGTCGAAGCACAGGAAACACAATTACAAGAAGAAATTGAGAGCCTGGCCCAGGACTTACCTAATCTGAGCAGTACGCATACGCCAGTGGGCACTGAACCTGATGTCCTTGGCTACATCAATGCGCATCTCGGGAGCGAGCCGTCGCAATCAAAAAGTCAAAAGTCACACGTAGACATTGGGCAGGAGCTTGGCATACTAGACTTCACCGGCTCAGCGCAAACTTCAGGCTGGGGCTGGTACTTTCTCATTGGTGATGGTGCTATGCTGGAACAGGCTCTCGTCCAGTATGCCTTGAGAGTTGCTACAAAGAAAGGATGGAAAGCAGTGGCGCCACCGTCATTGGTGTATTCGCACATTGCCTCCGCATGTGGGTTTCAGCCAAGAGATCAGAATGGCGAACAGCAAGTATACGCCATCGAGCAAGCAGAAAAGGACAAGGCAAAGCCTCAACTGGCTCTCGCTGGCACAGCAGAGATACCTCTGGCTGGTATGAAGGTCAACCAGACGTTTGAGGAGTCGGAACTGCCACTCAAGACAGTTGGCGTGAGCAGATGCTACCGTGCTGAAGCTGGCGCGAGGGGGGCGGATACCAAGGGTCTATATCGGGTTCATGAATTCACAAAGGTCGAGATGTTCGCCTGGACCTCCCCTGACCACGCAGGAGAAGATCACTTCACCGCCCAAACAACACAGAGCTCAGAGGTAATCTTCGAGGAGATGTTGTCGATACAAAAAGAAATCTTGGAAGCGCTCGGGCTGCATTGCCGCATACTAGAGATGCCGTCCACGGACCTCGGTGCCAGTGCCACAAGGAAGCTCGACATAGAGGCCTTCTTCCCATCTCGCCAGGACATTGACCAAGGCTGGGGAGAGGTGACGTCCACATCCATGTGCACCGACTATCAGAGCCGACGGCTGCAGACACGCATGCGCATAAAGGGTGGCAAACTAGAGTTTCCGTATACGCTCAACGGGACTGCGCTCGCGGTGCCCCGGGTGCTCGCGGCATTGCTGGAGAACCACTGGGATGAACAGGATCGTACAGTGACGATACCGGAGGTGTTGCGGCCATTCATGGACGGCCAAGAGAAGATTCAGACACAACGCTAG